A single genomic interval of Pseudorasbora parva isolate DD20220531a chromosome 21, ASM2467924v1, whole genome shotgun sequence harbors:
- the LOC137055365 gene encoding zinc finger MIZ domain-containing protein 1-like yields MNSFPSMDRHIQQTNDRLHCIKQHLQNPANFQTAASELLDWCGDPRAFQRPFEQSLMGCLTVVSRVAGQQGYDMDLGYRLLAVCAANRDKFTPKSAALLSSWCEDLGRLLLLRHQKSRQPDPSVAKSPMQANINMKPALSHSDAPFQYDSVSWQQNSSQPPGSVSVVTTVWGVTNTTQSHVLGNPMANPNSHMNPMSGGNGVMNPGQFTAQQPFSSKVNPSQAYMQQGMYGRSNYPGGGGFGGNYGGGPNHAGGMGLPSQTRPPSDFSQPAAAAAAAAVAAAAATATATATATVAALQETQHKDMNQYGPVCSSFQMGPSQTYSTQFVNQPGPRGPHPGMNMGQPRGQMGQYGGHPQRMPQQGYGPRPMQGVKRPYPGEGSYGQQYGPNGQFSSQQGQFSNPTSPHYPAQRPPAPARPAAQYQTGSVGHLYKEPSNNFSTGNFHYNQSSMSGPPRSMVSYPHSPLPGNPTPPVTPGGNMPPYLSPNQDIKPQFPPDIKPSISALPPPPGNPNEELRLTFPVRDGVVLDPFRLEHNLAVSNHVFHLRPTVHQTLMWRSDLELQFKCYHHEDRQMHTNWPASVQVSVNATPLTIERGDNKTSHKALHLKPVCQPGRNTIQITVAACCCSHLFVLQLVHRPSVRSVLQGLLRKRLLTAEHCITKVKRNFSSVAVSVAGAGLNADDGVEQTAIRVSLICPITFRRIQLPARGHDCKHVQCFDLESYLELNCERGTWRCPVCNKSAVLEGLEVDQYTWGILNALQNSEFEEVTIDPSCGWRPVRIKSELHIKEDPDGLMAKRFKTTSPSQMVLPNVTDMIARLGPGASPYPNLTPQNSSAGNSYQGHSKFGDYPHGNPPGSSVSEFIQGSHLSRSPADLLTSESGLTHTLHDTPPHPLSTDQSHNPLQHSMHRPPNSQPLHHSAPPPPCRPPPTQQSSAPGVHMHPEMTFNLEGQSSADVREASLDLLPDLMNPDDLLSYLDPPDLPSSSNDDLLSLFENN; encoded by the exons ATGAATTCATTCCCGTCCATGGACAGACACATCCAGCAAACCAACGACCGGCTCCACTGCATCAAACAG CACCTGCAAAATCCCGCAAACTTCCAGACGGCGGCGTCGGAGCTGTTGGACTGGTGCGGAGACCCACGAGCCTTTCAGCGGCCCTTCGAGCAAAGCCTGATGGGATGCCTGACG GTGGTGAGCCGTGTTGCGGGTCAGCAGGGCTATGACATGGATCTGGGCTATCGGCTGCTGGCCGTTTGTGCTGCAAACAGGGACAAATTCACCCCCAAATCAGCAG cgTTGCTGTCGTCGTGGTGTGAGGATCTGGGTCGACTTCTGCTGCTGCGTCATCAGAAGAGCAGACAACCCGATCCATCTGTGGCTAAGAGCCCGATGCAGGCCAACATCAACATGAAGCCAGCGCTCTCACACAG TGATGCACCGTTTCAATACGACTCCGTCTCCTGGCAACAAAACAGCAGTCAGCCGCCCGGCTCAGTTTCAGTGGTGACCACCGTATGGGGCGTGACCAACACGACACAAAGTCac gtttTGGGGAACCCCATGGCAAACCCTAACAGTCATATGAACCCCATGAGCGGAGGTAACGGGGTTATGAACCCGGGACAGTTTACGGCACAGCAGCCATTTTCCTCCAAGGTTAATCCAAGCCAGGCCTACATGCAGCAGGGGATGTACGGGAGATCCAACTACCCCGGAGGAGGAGGGTTCGGGGGCAA TTATGGGGGCGGTCCTAACCACGCCGGTGGGATGGGCCTACCTTCACAGACACGCCCCCCTTCTGACTTCAGCCAACCAGCTGCGGCCGCCGCCGCTGCCGCTGTTGCTGCTGCCGCTGCCACGGCGACCGCCACGGCCACGGCAACAGTCGCCGCCCTACAGGAGACACAACACAAGGACATGAACCAATACGGCCCG GTGTGCTCCTCCTTTCAGATGGGACCAAGCCAGACTTACAGCACTCAGTTTGTGAATCAGCCCGGCCCCCGGGGGCCCCACCCTGGCATGAACATGGGCCAGCCTCGGGGGCAGATGGGGCAGTACGGGGGTCACCCTCAGAGGATGCCCCAGCAGGGCTACGGGCCACGGCCCATGCAGGGGGTGAAGAGACCGTATCCTGGAGAG GGAAGCTACGGGCAGCAGTATGGACCAAACGGGCAGTTTTCCTCTCAGCAGGGGCAGTTCTCGAACCCGACCTCACCCCATTACCCCGCGCAGAGACCGCCGGCTCCAGCCAGGCCTGCAGCACAGTACCAGACCGGCAGCGTGGGACACTTATACAAG GAGCCCAGTAATAACTTCAGCACGGGGAACTTTCATTACAACCAGTCCAGCATGAGCGGG ccTCCGCGGTCGATGGTCAGTTACCCCCACTCTCCGTTACCGGGGAACCCCACGCCCCCCGTGACTCCAGGAGGTAACATGCCACCGTATCTGTCGCCAAACCAGGACATAAAGCCCCAGTTTCCTCCTGATATCAAACCCAGCATAAGTGCACTGCCGCCCCCTCCAG GTAACCCTAACGAGGAGCTCCGCCTGACGTTCCCGGTCCGGGACGGTGTGGTTCTGGACCCGTTCAGACTCGAACACAACCTGGCCGTCAGTAATCACGTCTTCCACCTGCGGCCCACCGTCCACCAGACGCTCATGTGGAG GTCTGATCTGGAGCTTCAGTTTAAGTGTTATCACCATGAAGACCGTCAGATGCACACTAACTGGCCGGCGTCGGTGCAGGTCAGTGTCAACGCCACGCCTCTCACCATCGAGCGCGGAGACAACAAGACGTCCCACAAAGCCCTTCACCTGAAGCCTGTGTGCCAGCCGGGCCGCAACACCATCCAGATCACAGTGGCGGCCTGCTGCTGT TCGCACCTGTTTGTCCTCCAGCTGGTCCACCGGCCGTCAGTTCGATCGGTTCTGCAGGGCTTACTGAGGAAGCGACTCCTCACCGCTGAACACTGCATCACGAAGG TGAAGAGGAACTTCAGCAGTGTAGCCGTGTCTGTGGCCGGAGCCGGACTGAATGCTGACGACGGGGTGGAGCAAACGGCCATCAGAGTCTCTTTAATATGTCCCATCACATTCCGGCGTATTCAGCTGCCGGCGAGAGGCCATGACTGCAAACATGTGCAG TGCTTTGACCTGGAGTCGTATTTGGAGCTGAACTGTGAGCGGGGCACGTGGAGATGTCCGGTGTGCAA TAAGTCCGCGGTGTTAGAAGGTCTGGAGGTGGATCAGTACACGTGGGGGATCCTGAACGCCCTCCAGAA CTCCGAGTTCGAGGAGGTCACGATAGACCCGTCGTGCGGCTGGAGGCCGGTCCGGATCAAATCTGAGCTGCACATTAAAGAGGATCCGGACGGGCTGATGGCCAAACGCTTCAAGACCACGAGCCCCAGTCAGATGGTGCTGCCCAACGTGACGGACATGATCGCTCGGCTTGGCCCGGGAGCGTCTCCGTATCCAAACCTGACCCCGCAGAACAGCAGCgccg GCAACAGTTACCAGGGCCACAGTAAGTTTGGTGACTATCCCCATGGCAACCCTCCAGGATCATCAGTTAGTGAGTTCATTCAGGGGTCGCACCTGTCCCGCAGCCCCGCTGACCTGCTGACCTCTGAGAGCGGcctgacacacacactacacGACACG CCGCCTCACCCCCTCAGCACAGATCAATCCCACAATCCCCTGCAGCACAGCATGCATCGGCCGCCCAACAGTCAGCCGTTACATCACAGCGCCCCGCCCCCTCCCTGCAGGCCGCCGCCCACACAGCAGAGCTCCGCCCCCGGCGTCCACATGCACCCAGAGATGACCTTTAACCTGGAGGGTCAGAGCAGTGCAGACGTGCGCGAGGCCTCTTTAGAT